From Polaribacter haliotis:
AAAATTATACAAGATAACGAAAGAGATAAATATAGAGCGTTAAAATCTAGAGCAACTTTAAAAACAGAAATACTTGCTAAAATCATAAAAGACAGAGAAGATTTAAAATTAAAAGAAGATGGGTTAACGCCTTCAGATTTTGCAAACTCTATACTTTCATTTATTTACGGTTCAGGAACAAGTAATGAATTTACCAAATATATGAATAGCTTAAGTGGTTTAGTTTCCTCAAACTTTGAAACTAATAAATCTTTTGATGCAGGTGTTGGTGAATTAACTTCTTCAATAAGTACTTCGTCTGTAATATCTAAAACCTATGAAAAAACAATTGACTTATCAGCTGATTTTAAAGTTCAATTAGGTGGGTTAATAAATAATGTGGGGGTAATAGGTAATATTGCAGGTTCCCATTCTAGTGTAAGCACAAATTCTGCGCAATTCGATGAAGAATATACATCGACCATTACTTATACTTTAAAAGACAACGACCAAGCCAATGTGTTAAGTGTAGATGTTGTAAATTTATTTGATGGTTCTGGACCCGTTTTTATTACAAAAGGAGGGGCAACTTCTTGTCCTTTTGAAGGCCCAACTGTTTCTAATTTTTATAAAAATGATGGTTATAATGCAAATACAGTTGGTGCTGGTGGAGAACAACTATCAGAAGGTACTATAAGTGTGTACAAACCAGAATTAAAAGTAAATAAAACCTTAATTAAAAACTTAGCAGAAAGTGTAGGCGCTGTTTTTACGTTACAACTTAAAAATTTAAGTGATACAGGTACAGATTTAGAACACATCATTTATGTAGATCAAACTACATTAAATGGAGCTGAAACAAACATAGATCAAAATGGTTTTCCTATACGTTTACCTTATAACGAAACTGTAGAAATTCCTTTTATCGTTACAAAAAACTCATCTTCAGATGTGTATAATTATGAGAACATTCGAGTGTATTTAGCAAACCCTTGTATCGATTTAAATGATTCAGATGCGTTTGTAGATGTTTCTGTAGAGTTTAAAAAATCGTGTAGTAATGTTAGTATTTCTGCACCACAATCTAATTGGGTGTACAATAGAACAGAAGCTTTTAATTACGACAATCAAGGAAATTTATTAGGTACAAATGCTTTACCAATAACGTTTACAGACTTTAATACAGATTTTGCTGGTTTTAGAAAAATAACGTTACAATATAGAAATGCAAATGCATCTAGTTGGACAAAGTTTAAGACCTATTATGGAAGCCAAGCTTTAAAAGACGATGCATCAGACCCTAATGGAGTAGTAATCGATTCTGAAACTAAATTTACATTCGATTGGGATATTGTAGGATCTAACATTGCAGATGGAACTTACGAAATAAGAGCGATTGCATTTTGTACAGACGAAGTTTCTTTTGAGTCGGATATTGTAAAAGGTACCATTAATCTTACACCACCAGTTGTTTTTGGTACACCTTCACCAAGTGATGGGATTTTAGATATTGGAGAAGATATTAACGTTCGTTTTAACGAAGAAATTAATACGCATATTTCTACAAATATTACATTAAGAGGTTTAAAAAATCAACAAAAAATAGACCATAGTGTAAGTGTAGCTTTAGATGGTTCTACAAACCAAATAGAACTTCCAAAACAAAACTTATTATCGAAAGCATTTAGCATTCAGTTTTGGTTAAATTTCGATGAAACTAGTAATGGGGTTCTTGTAAACCAAGAAGATGGGCCAAAAGTAACTTTAAACGGAACAGATCTAGTTTTTGAATTAGATGGACAAACGATAGAAGCTACCATAGACGAATCGCAATATAATTTCTATTCATTAATTTATGGAGATGGCGCAAATCCTTATTTAGAGATTTTAGAAAATGGTAAAGTTTTAAAAACAGAACCATTAGCAAAAGAATTATCTTTTAATAACAACAATCCAATTCTTTTTGGTGGAACAGGAATTAAAGGAAATATACATGATCTACGTATTTGGAACAAAGCAACCACGTCTGCACAAGCTGCAGCCGAAAAAGACTTTACATTAACTGGTAAAGAATTAAAGTTGTTAGGATATTGGCCTTTAGATGAAGGACATGGAACCTTAGGTGCAGAAAAAGTACGTGCAAGAAGTGCAAATGTTAATTTAAGTTGGACGATTAAGCCCAAAGGACAAGGTTACGAGTTTAGTAACAATAGTTATTTAACTTTCGACAATGTAGGTTTTGTACAACCAACAAATTACGAAGACATTACCATTTCTTTCTGGGTAAAAGCAGATGCAGGTGATGTAGGAACAATTTTTGGAAACGGAACTGGAAAAGAGAATATTGGTGAACCAAAATTAACAAACGGTTTCAGAAACAAATGGGACATTAGTTTATTAGAAAACGGAACTTTAAATCTAAAAACAGAAGGTGTAGATTATAAATTAACTACAAATGCTATTACAGATTCTAATTGGCATCACATTGCATTAATTGTAAAAAGAGGAGGTAGCTTAAATACTTTTGTAGATGGGAAACAAAATACTACTGTTTCTTCTCAGAATATTGGAGGTATTGCAGGTGCTAAATTATATTTAGGAGCTCGTTTTAATAGAAATATTCCAGTAGACGAAAACGGAATTGTAACAGGTTCTCCAACAGAAACTATCGAAAATCATTTTACAGGTAATTTAGATGAGTTTAGAGTTTGGAACTCTGCAAGAAGCTTCGAGCAAATTAAAAGAGATCGTTATTTCGAGTTAGATAGAGAAACTGCTGGTTTGTTAATGTATGTGAATTTTAATGAAGAAGAAGCAACAGTTGCAGACAAAGGTCCACGTTATAATATTAGAAAAGGAGATGGAACTACATTAGGTTTTGTAACTCTTTTAAATGGTAATGCTCGTAAATTTATAGAAGATTCACCAGCAATTAAGCCAGTTCTTAAATACACAAACATACCTTACACTACGATTATTAATGGAGATGAAATGATTATTTCGCCAACATTAACAGCAGAAGAATGGAGCTTGTTTGAAGGACAAATATTAGACGTTTCTGTGGCAAATATGTACGATAATCACTTTAACAAACAATTATCGCCTTTAAGTTTCTCAGCATTCGTAAACAGGCAAGAAGTTAATTGGTTTACACAAGATGGTACCAAAACAATTGTAACAGAAAAAATTGTAGACGAAAGCTATAATTTCGTAATGGATGTGGTTAATAAAGGAGGAAACAACAAAGATTTTACAATCTCTGGTGTGCCAAATTATATGACAGTTTCTGCAAGTTCTGGAACTGTTGGACCAAATTCTATGAAGCAATTAAAGTTTAATGTAGATAAAGAATTAGCAATGGGAACATACAATGCTACTATCTACTTGAATTTAGATAATGGTTATACAGATAGATTAGACTTCGAATTAAGAGTTATACAAGATGCTCCAGATTGGTCTGTAAATCCTGCTGATTTTGCCTATAGTATGAATATTATTAGCCAGATTAAAATCTATGATAATTTTTCTAGAGATACATACACAAAAGTGGGTGCTTTTGTAGATGGAGAAAAAAGAGGAGAAGCTTATTTAGTGTACGATACTGGTTACGATTCTTATTACGCGTTCTTAACAATGTATAGTAATGTAAGTGCAAACGAAGTAGTTACTTTTAAAATTTGGGATGCTTTAAATGGTAAAACCAGAGTAGCAACTATTAATGGAAACCCTTCTGTAATTTTCTTAGAAAACAATGTTTTGGGTACAAAATCGAACCCAGCAATATTTAACGCAGGAAAATACTCGGAACAAGTACTTTCATTAAATAAAGGTTGGACTTGGAGTTCTTTCTTTGTAGAAGACGATCGATTTAATGATGTTACAGAAACATTTAAAGATTTAGATCTTACAGATGGAGACATTGTAAAATACGGAACACAGTTTACAAGATATGAAAACGGTTATTGGTCTGGAAGTTTAACAACGATAGAAAATGACAAAGCATATAAAATTCAATTAGCGAAACAGAATAAGCTTAGCATAAAAGGAGACGAAGTAAACCCTGCTAATTTGCCTATTGCTATTTCACAAGGTTGGAACTGGTTATCATTCCCAATCCATAGAAATATTAGTTTAAGAGATGCATTAGCTTTCTATGAACCTACAGATGGAGATGTTATTAAAGACCAATATAGTTTTGCGGTTTATGATGAAAATTCAGCAGAATGGTCTGGAACTTTACGTTACTTACAATCAAATAGAGGGTATATGTTAAAGTCAGATAAAGATCAATCATTTAGTTACCCTAGCATCAATTTTGCTGCAAAAGGAGTTGTAAATGGTCAAGATCATACATCCGAAATGATTAATAGTTTTGCCAAATATCAATTTAATATGGGTGTAATTGCAGAAGTTACAACAGACGAAATTTTTAGTGAGGTAAAAGTTTACGATAACAATAATGTGTTAAGAGGAAGCTCTAAAATTGAAGAAGTAAATGGAAAACAAATGAGTTTTATTTCAATTTTTAGTGACGAATCAGAACAGTTAAAGTATGTTTTATCAAACTCTAAAAAAGAAATTGAATTAACAAAAGAGTTGTTTTTCGTATCAAATGCGGTTCAGGGAACATTAAAAACACCAATAGAATTAAACTTAAAATCGTTGTCTGTTGATGAGAGTTTTAAAGACTCTGTAAATATGTACCCAAATCCATTTAAAGACGAATTAATTTTAAGTGTTTGGGGGAACACGAATGTTACCAATTTAATATTTTATAATACTTTAGGCGTTAAAGTAAAAGAAGTTGAGGTTGCAAAACCAAATACAAAAATTACTACGAACGATTTACAAATAGGGGTGTATTTCGTAAAGATTATAGATATAGATGGTAAGCAAATAGTAAGAAAAGTAATTAAAAAATAAATTATTTATGAGAAATAGTATTTTATTTATATTCTTATTATTAGCAGCTAACGTTTACAGCCAATCTCCAGATTGGTCTGTAAACGCTAGTTTATATCAATATAACATGACGTTTACAGTTGTTTTAAATGTAAACGGAACTGTATTAACAAACTCTAATGATAAAGTTGGAGCTTTTGTAAATGGAGAAAATAGAGGAGAAGCAACAGTAGTTTATAATGCAAATGCAAAAAAGTATGTTGCTTATTTAACTGTTTTAGCAAATACAGCTGCAGAAACCATTAGCTTTAAAATTTATGATAGTACAAACGATGTAATTATTAGTGTACCAAAAACAGAAATTTTCGAAATAAATAAAAATATTGGTGGCGCTTTTCAATCTTACAGTATTGCAAACCCAATACTTGGTTCTCAAGCAAAAATTAATAGTTTTTCGTTTCAAGGAATTACGTCAGAAAGTACTTCAATAACGAATAATACAGTTAGTGTAGAAGTATTATCTACAGTAGACATTACGAGTTTAACACCTGTTTTTACGACAGAAAGTAATGGAAAACTCTATTTAAATAAAGTTTTGCAAGTTTCGTCTAACAATACATTAGATTTTACAAACGATGTAGTTTATGAAGTTTTATCTGAAGATGAATCTCTAAAAGAAGTTTACACAGTTAAGGTAAAGAAAATAGTGAACACTTCTGCCAATAATATTACTTTTTCTAGTGCAAGTTTTACGTATGATGGAACTCAAAAATCGTTAGCAATTGGTGGTACTTTACCAGCAGGAACAAGTGTAACATACTCAAATAATGGTTTAACAAATGTAGGTTCTAAACAAGTTACAGCAACGATTTCTGGAGCAAGTTTTCAAGCTGTAGTTTTTACTGCTAATTTAACAGTAACTCAAGCTCCAATAACTGGAGTAACTTTTTCTGATACAAATTTCACGTATGATGGAACAGAAAAAACAATGTCAATTGTTGGAAATCTTCCAAATGGAACTTCGCTTAATTACGTTTTAAATACTAGAACAAATGCAGGGACACAAGAAGCATTTGCATTAATTACAGGAGATAATTATGTGAATTTAGTTTTAAAAGCTAATTTAACAGTAGAGGAAGCAGTTTTTGGTGGATTTACTCTTAACGATAAAAGTTATGAGTATGATGGAAACCCAAAATCAATTTTAGTTACAGAAAATATTCCAAATGGAACTTCTGTTTCTTATGAAAATAATAATAAAATTGATGCTGGTATTTATGAAATTGTAGCCA
This genomic window contains:
- a CDS encoding LamG-like jellyroll fold domain-containing protein, with the translated sequence MRKLLIFLLFWVGITQAQEQSDHKGSFLSGAGNIKNTGNNLQIQFQIGGAFQYPMSATTKTKAGFPFGVLYVPNTFSDKTYEVSKGYYPDKIRLSWSIGANEENITKVKIFRKPLAAQTPYRLLATVGKDVFEFEDTQVEGGILYQYRLKAEGLNSTEIKFVNFIEGIGYRNPTAFVSGTISFEGGSPVKDVKVLAEPIGAEGALGKGTSLQFKDVAEHMYLSENFEEISANNATVEGWFAPKIGGGILTPYSFSTEDGTEFELAFNYNGANNDMSLSFKKIGDTNLRSFTLAGSYPTGEVNAAGKDVFANLATVTNETFVHIAVALKNGNIPSVFINGREITQAYFNDANIPENVTEPTFTAGVETAYISNSSNLRSVRVGAGYVGYVDEFRIWSKALSADQIRRDYKRYLDGSETGLEMYTRMDEAYGNYAYDLSKTGFNFHKNDLITSVINSTNTVFSSIKPTKEQLGVFGITDKDGNYAISAISYAGSGEQFKVTPSFGVHKFKPASQTLFLGKEESVVNKIDYEDVSSFKFNGRIVYDTREVFATIPISDPALDNIIEIRETGYNSYLVNGTVTLNKGQYFYEGGEVNPATGNLINGELKQYPVLGIEGANILIDGKIVFDADNQPVVTDVDGKFAINVPIGKHKVEITKNGHKFTHEGRFPQKQASTGASLFDFYEDQIQERWFLDETRVTIVGKVVGGRIQSEKEIGFGFNGLKEHENEVGEDEPENKEVYSAVNNIGQATITFKGDLNTNELDYIATTNAATGEYKIKLIPYKYTVKANGGIKVASNSDINSKFLDVDEEFDVTEIKENITSSFTAIDGTEFISEPYQYEKSFRYNSKINVRLIEQEYEQKFPLTNDKNITIDVSELAVPLYKQKEEYRLAFEVTQDYVNKDEAETVVVKEYFNEGAFNITNNFASTNAKDTSVELVKKSGKEVYVYSFRAGLPNITHTDGFKSAMTIEYNVSGLNPISIINPEVFKAEGIVIGGKSADGTTFSTVAPEVPDIILRDPPGSNSFASIEKGTSISFEKSNGSSTNNTFGGGLYASVGPTFSSVAGSPFFGLETEIQVIADLEANFSKSQEINTNGSTTETYEFNETISTSDDPEYVGADGDLYIGNAKNVFYGLFNNMFVTNIVPKFPNGTDVPHIIVAGKDKDDNPVNIYISARKDYFIAEQPTNTFFSYSQKHILEKLIPDLESLVNNLNAGVKPDPDKDYQSPNFYQKQIELWQKIIQDNERDKYRALKSRATLKTEILAKIIKDREDLKLKEDGLTPSDFANSILSFIYGSGTSNEFTKYMNSLSGLVSSNFETNKSFDAGVGELTSSISTSSVISKTYEKTIDLSADFKVQLGGLINNVGVIGNIAGSHSSVSTNSAQFDEEYTSTITYTLKDNDQANVLSVDVVNLFDGSGPVFITKGGATSCPFEGPTVSNFYKNDGYNANTVGAGGEQLSEGTISVYKPELKVNKTLIKNLAESVGAVFTLQLKNLSDTGTDLEHIIYVDQTTLNGAETNIDQNGFPIRLPYNETVEIPFIVTKNSSSDVYNYENIRVYLANPCIDLNDSDAFVDVSVEFKKSCSNVSISAPQSNWVYNRTEAFNYDNQGNLLGTNALPITFTDFNTDFAGFRKITLQYRNANASSWTKFKTYYGSQALKDDASDPNGVVIDSETKFTFDWDIVGSNIADGTYEIRAIAFCTDEVSFESDIVKGTINLTPPVVFGTPSPSDGILDIGEDINVRFNEEINTHISTNITLRGLKNQQKIDHSVSVALDGSTNQIELPKQNLLSKAFSIQFWLNFDETSNGVLVNQEDGPKVTLNGTDLVFELDGQTIEATIDESQYNFYSLIYGDGANPYLEILENGKVLKTEPLAKELSFNNNNPILFGGTGIKGNIHDLRIWNKATTSAQAAAEKDFTLTGKELKLLGYWPLDEGHGTLGAEKVRARSANVNLSWTIKPKGQGYEFSNNSYLTFDNVGFVQPTNYEDITISFWVKADAGDVGTIFGNGTGKENIGEPKLTNGFRNKWDISLLENGTLNLKTEGVDYKLTTNAITDSNWHHIALIVKRGGSLNTFVDGKQNTTVSSQNIGGIAGAKLYLGARFNRNIPVDENGIVTGSPTETIENHFTGNLDEFRVWNSARSFEQIKRDRYFELDRETAGLLMYVNFNEEEATVADKGPRYNIRKGDGTTLGFVTLLNGNARKFIEDSPAIKPVLKYTNIPYTTIINGDEMIISPTLTAEEWSLFEGQILDVSVANMYDNHFNKQLSPLSFSAFVNRQEVNWFTQDGTKTIVTEKIVDESYNFVMDVVNKGGNNKDFTISGVPNYMTVSASSGTVGPNSMKQLKFNVDKELAMGTYNATIYLNLDNGYTDRLDFELRVIQDAPDWSVNPADFAYSMNIISQIKIYDNFSRDTYTKVGAFVDGEKRGEAYLVYDTGYDSYYAFLTMYSNVSANEVVTFKIWDALNGKTRVATINGNPSVIFLENNVLGTKSNPAIFNAGKYSEQVLSLNKGWTWSSFFVEDDRFNDVTETFKDLDLTDGDIVKYGTQFTRYENGYWSGSLTTIENDKAYKIQLAKQNKLSIKGDEVNPANLPIAISQGWNWLSFPIHRNISLRDALAFYEPTDGDVIKDQYSFAVYDENSAEWSGTLRYLQSNRGYMLKSDKDQSFSYPSINFAAKGVVNGQDHTSEMINSFAKYQFNMGVIAEVTTDEIFSEVKVYDNNNVLRGSSKIEEVNGKQMSFISIFSDESEQLKYVLSNSKKEIELTKELFFVSNAVQGTLKTPIELNLKSLSVDESFKDSVNMYPNPFKDELILSVWGNTNVTNLIFYNTLGVKVKEVEVAKPNTKITTNDLQIGVYFVKIIDIDGKQIVRKVIKK